A window of Polaribacter litorisediminis contains these coding sequences:
- a CDS encoding DUF4959 domain-containing protein: protein MRKQINKIVFFAIFVFITIIACSEDDNIDRTAPGIVSNVSVTPTNGGGIINYSLPSDDDILYVKAIYTNSQGEEVFKVASKHNTSIEVNGLNQSTPVNVKLYVIDLNKNVSNTVEVAFTPLESFIFLVQESVNITPDLGGVKITWENIASKTVFVYVHILDDGEETIRILSSNNPQESIFIRGLAAKELTFFTKVEDFDGNITELVEKGKYTPLFEEKIDKSTWTLIANQSINGDAFEGRTVNFWDDVVDTVETDADNSYFIITRDNNGGSLNFPLDIVIDLNKNVKIQRFKVWQRAFWFNGGGVTYHYQEENIKTFDLYSSNDGQTWDLLGQFDIGDPRDAAGNITTAAFQEAIEGHEFSLPNTSEQFRYLKFSITSNYGSTQITVGSEITLYGLDNL from the coding sequence ATGAGAAAACAAATTAATAAAATCGTATTCTTTGCAATCTTTGTTTTTATAACAATTATTGCATGTTCAGAAGATGATAATATAGATAGAACAGCTCCAGGAATTGTATCTAATGTGAGTGTTACTCCTACTAATGGAGGAGGCATTATTAATTATTCGCTTCCATCAGATGATGATATTTTGTATGTAAAAGCAATTTATACAAATTCGCAAGGAGAAGAAGTTTTTAAAGTGGCAAGCAAACATAATACCTCTATTGAAGTAAATGGATTAAATCAATCTACACCTGTAAACGTAAAGTTGTATGTAATTGATTTGAATAAAAATGTATCTAATACTGTAGAAGTAGCTTTTACACCTTTAGAATCTTTTATTTTTTTAGTACAAGAGAGTGTCAATATTACTCCAGATTTAGGAGGGGTAAAAATCACTTGGGAAAACATAGCCTCTAAAACTGTTTTTGTCTATGTTCATATTCTTGATGATGGCGAAGAAACCATTAGAATATTGTCATCAAATAATCCTCAAGAAAGTATTTTTATAAGAGGTTTAGCAGCTAAAGAGTTAACGTTTTTCACTAAGGTCGAAGACTTTGATGGTAATATTACAGAACTTGTAGAAAAAGGAAAATATACTCCTTTATTTGAAGAAAAGATAGATAAATCAACTTGGACACTTATTGCTAATCAATCCATAAACGGAGATGCTTTTGAAGGTAGAACCGTTAATTTTTGGGATGATGTAGTTGATACTGTAGAAACAGATGCCGATAATAGTTATTTTATCATCACCAGAGATAATAATGGAGGTAGCTTAAATTTTCCTTTAGATATTGTGATTGATTTAAATAAAAATGTAAAAATTCAGCGATTTAAAGTTTGGCAAAGAGCATTTTGGTTTAATGGTGGAGGTGTTACGTATCATTATCAAGAAGAAAACATAAAAACGTTCGATTTATACTCCAGTAATGACGGCCAAACTTGGGATTTATTAGGTCAATTTGATATTGGAGACCCAAGAGATGCAGCAGGTAATATTACTACAGCGGCTTTTCAAGAAGCTATTGAGGGTCACGAATTTAGTTTACCAAACACTTCAGAGCAATTTAGATATTTAAAATTTTCGATCACTTCAAATTACGGTAGTACTCAGATTACTGTTGGCTCAGAAATTACCTTATATGGTTTAGATAATTTATAA
- a CDS encoding RagB/SusD family nutrient uptake outer membrane protein yields the protein MKIKNKIILVLFFSIFTFSSCEKYLDIVPDGTQELRLLFNRKETAYNALANCYSYLPQNDGTYSSYALLSDELAVPVPKEPDAIRVMKGQQTVSNPLMGYWSGFGAIGRGQGSLWEGIRSCNILIENIDLVVDMNESEKNQWKAEVGFLKAFYHFLLLSNYGPIPIIDINLPIDASDEAVRVERKTVDECFLYITNTIDEAITNLPERVVGNNDLGRIDKVIARAIKARVLLYSASPLFNGNTEFYSNFVNKDGEHFFNQNFDESKWQLAADAAKEALDAAIAQGVSMYYYTDTPPTFDANNFQFKFVRDQYSNRFAITDPWNSELVWGNSSPVTNGQFWQIQSPALMKDPNSSALEAAWQWLSPTLRMAETYYTKNGLPINEDKNFDYTNRYDVASIAFNQRFYAQFANRTAKLNLDREPRFYASLGFDRGINRTWGSIWNLKMRSGETHGRVANTGDFLETGYALKKLVHQDTEGDAYNKAISYPWPMIRLSELYLNYAEALNEVSGPSALVYESLNMIRERAGIPSVEDAWSNPDNAISINKHLSQEGLREIIRQERSIELAFEAHRYYDVRRWKLGTEYFSTPIRGWSINEDSEANYYQIKEIGQRSFNSPRDYFQPISFTELSRNPNLVQNPGW from the coding sequence ATGAAAATAAAAAATAAAATTATACTAGTATTATTTTTCTCAATCTTCACTTTTAGTAGTTGTGAAAAATATTTAGACATCGTACCAGATGGTACACAAGAATTAAGGTTACTTTTTAATAGAAAAGAAACAGCTTATAATGCGCTAGCTAATTGCTACAGTTATTTGCCTCAAAATGATGGTACGTACTCAAGTTATGCGCTTTTAAGTGATGAATTGGCTGTACCAGTGCCAAAAGAACCCGATGCCATTAGAGTTATGAAAGGGCAACAAACGGTTTCTAACCCCTTAATGGGGTATTGGTCTGGTTTTGGTGCTATTGGCCGAGGACAAGGGTCTTTATGGGAAGGAATTAGAAGTTGTAATATACTTATAGAAAATATTGATTTGGTTGTTGATATGAACGAATCAGAAAAAAATCAATGGAAAGCGGAAGTTGGTTTTTTAAAGGCATTTTATCACTTTTTATTATTAAGTAATTATGGCCCTATCCCAATAATAGATATTAATTTGCCTATAGATGCGTCTGACGAAGCCGTAAGAGTAGAGAGAAAAACAGTAGATGAGTGCTTTTTATACATCACAAACACTATTGATGAGGCCATTACTAATTTACCCGAAAGAGTTGTTGGTAATAATGATTTAGGCAGAATAGACAAGGTAATTGCAAGGGCAATAAAAGCAAGGGTGCTTTTATATAGTGCAAGCCCTTTGTTTAATGGAAATACTGAGTTTTACTCAAATTTCGTAAATAAAGATGGCGAACATTTTTTTAATCAAAATTTTGATGAATCTAAGTGGCAATTAGCTGCAGATGCAGCAAAAGAGGCTTTAGATGCTGCGATAGCTCAAGGGGTAAGTATGTATTATTATACAGATACTCCACCTACTTTTGATGCGAATAATTTTCAATTTAAATTTGTTAGAGATCAATATAGTAATCGTTTTGCAATTACAGATCCTTGGAATTCTGAATTAGTTTGGGGTAACTCAAGCCCAGTAACTAATGGGCAGTTTTGGCAAATTCAATCTCCTGCTTTAATGAAAGATCCAAATTCATCTGCTCTAGAAGCTGCTTGGCAATGGTTATCGCCAACTTTAAGAATGGCAGAAACCTATTACACAAAAAACGGATTACCCATTAATGAGGATAAAAATTTCGATTATACCAATAGATATGATGTTGCTTCTATCGCTTTTAATCAACGTTTTTATGCCCAATTTGCCAATAGAACTGCAAAATTAAACTTAGATAGAGAACCTCGTTTTTATGCATCTTTGGGTTTTGATAGGGGTATCAATAGAACTTGGGGTAGTATTTGGAATTTAAAAATGAGAAGCGGAGAAACACACGGTAGAGTTGCAAATACAGGCGATTTTCTAGAAACGGGTTATGCTTTAAAAAAGTTGGTACACCAAGATACCGAAGGAGACGCTTATAATAAAGCCATTTCTTATCCTTGGCCAATGATTCGATTAAGTGAATTGTATTTAAATTATGCAGAGGCACTAAATGAGGTTAGTGGGCCATCTGCACTAGTTTATGAATCTTTAAATATGATACGTGAAAGAGCAGGAATACCCTCAGTAGAAGATGCTTGGAGTAATCCGGATAACGCAATTTCTATTAACAAACATTTAAGTCAAGAAGGTTTAAGAGAAATTATACGGCAAGAAAGATCTATAGAACTGGCTTTTGAAGCTCATCGTTATTACGATGTTCGAAGATGGAAATTAGGAACAGAGTATTTTTCAACGCCAATTAGAGGTTGGTCTATTAATGAAGACTCCGAAGCAAATTATTATCAAATTAAAGAAATAGGTCAGCGTTCTTTTAACTCCCCTAGAGATTATTTCCAGCCTATAAGCTTTACAGAATTATCAAGAAATCCTAATCTAGTTCAAAATCCAGGTTGGTAA